A part of Gemmatimonas groenlandica genomic DNA contains:
- a CDS encoding complex I subunit 4 family protein, with the protein MSEFTMGPMLLNLVLWLPIIGVGLVLLAARANDGLSRTISVAVMTVQFALATVLYLQFDATAAGLQFATQLPWIGQWGVSYLIGLDGFNILLVLLTAFLGPIVVLGAWTSIKQDVPLFHVMVLLLQFAMMGAFVAQDLFLFYLFWEAMLIPMFLIIGMWGGARRVYATLKFVLYTAFGSILMLAAVIYLVQSMQQSSGVLSFAFADLYQTQLPLSVQTILLGAFALSFAIKVPMVPLHTWLPDAHVEAPTAGSVILAGVLLKMGTYGFMKLGFPLFPDAARAFTPLLMTLAVISIVYGACLALVQTDIKKIIAYSSISHLGYVMLGLLSLELVGIQGAIIQMVSHGLVAAGLFLLVGMIYDRCHTRELAAYGGLARLLPVYSVFFMIFTLASVGLPTTSGFTGEFLALMGAFTAAWPAHLDGNNLPLVLASVAVTGVVLGAMYMLRFALTFLFGEVKAPHQSAEHPLLDLSLREKSILGLLTIAVFALGLFPDGALQKTELAAKTYQSLVTTSRTPAASPMVGVTP; encoded by the coding sequence ATGTCTGAGTTCACGATGGGACCGATGCTGCTGAATCTTGTCCTGTGGCTGCCGATCATAGGGGTGGGGCTGGTCTTGCTGGCGGCCCGCGCGAACGACGGGCTGTCACGCACAATCAGCGTCGCCGTGATGACGGTGCAGTTCGCCCTCGCCACCGTGCTGTATCTCCAGTTCGACGCCACCGCAGCAGGGCTGCAGTTCGCCACCCAGCTGCCGTGGATTGGCCAGTGGGGCGTGTCGTATCTGATCGGGCTCGACGGCTTCAACATCCTGCTCGTGCTGCTCACGGCGTTCCTGGGTCCGATCGTGGTGCTGGGCGCGTGGACGTCGATCAAGCAGGATGTGCCGCTCTTCCACGTCATGGTGCTGCTGCTGCAGTTCGCCATGATGGGCGCGTTCGTCGCGCAGGATCTCTTCCTGTTCTACCTCTTCTGGGAAGCGATGCTGATCCCCATGTTCCTGATCATCGGCATGTGGGGCGGCGCGCGGCGCGTGTACGCGACGCTCAAGTTCGTGCTGTATACGGCCTTCGGCAGCATTCTCATGCTGGCCGCCGTGATCTATCTCGTGCAGTCGATGCAGCAGAGCAGCGGTGTGCTGTCGTTCGCCTTCGCTGACCTGTATCAGACGCAGTTGCCGCTGTCGGTACAAACGATTTTGCTGGGTGCCTTCGCGCTGTCGTTCGCGATCAAGGTGCCGATGGTGCCGCTGCACACGTGGCTCCCTGATGCGCACGTGGAAGCGCCCACGGCGGGCTCGGTGATTCTGGCCGGCGTGCTCCTCAAGATGGGCACGTACGGCTTCATGAAGCTCGGCTTCCCGCTCTTTCCCGACGCCGCGCGCGCCTTCACGCCGCTGCTGATGACGCTGGCGGTGATCAGCATCGTGTACGGCGCCTGTCTCGCCCTCGTGCAGACCGACATCAAGAAGATCATCGCGTATTCGTCGATCAGTCACCTGGGCTACGTGATGCTGGGGCTGCTCAGTCTCGAGCTGGTAGGCATTCAGGGCGCGATCATTCAGATGGTGAGCCACGGACTCGTGGCGGCCGGCTTGTTCCTGCTGGTCGGCATGATCTACGATCGCTGCCACACGCGCGAGCTCGCCGCGTACGGCGGTCTGGCCCGCCTGCTCCCGGTGTACTCGGTGTTCTTCATGATCTTCACGCTGGCGTCGGTGGGATTGCCCACCACCAGCGGCTTCACCGGTGAGTTCCTCGCTCTCATGGGCGCCTTCACGGCGGCGTGGCCGGCGCATCTCGACGGCAACAACCTGCCGTTGGTGCTCGCCTCAGTGGCGGTCACCGGCGTAGTACTCGGCGCGATGTACATGTTGCGCTTCGCGCTCACCTTCCTGTTCGGCGAAGTCAAAGCGCCGCACCAGTCGGCCGAACATCCATTGCTGGACCTGTCACTGCGCGAGAAGAGCATTCTCGGGCTGCTCACGATCGCCGTGTTCGCGCTTGGCCTCTTCCCGGACGGCGCGTTGCAAAAGACTGAGCTGGCGGCCAAGACATATCAGTCGTTGGTGACGACGTCGCGCACGCCGGCAGCCTCTCCGATGGTGGGGGTGACGCCGTGA
- a CDS encoding complex I subunit 1/NuoH family protein, with product MNVFMPDLVVSLVFITYAIVVLLSFGGLLTWVERKQAAVMSDRIGANRAYIKIPFTNIKLVWLGLFHGMADGLKMLLKENFKPKTHDALGYFLAPFIVFAPVLLVFAVIPFGGTLDPAQLFPSLASWFGGRTYPLQIAQLDAGILIVFAFSGLTIIGTMLAGWSSENKFSLLGGLRAGSQMISYELVMALTIMGLILVYGTVDLGAIVRQQSGVMLGVLPKWGVFMQPFAAFLFLTAAIAENKRIPFDLPEAESELIAGYYTEYSAMKMGLFMFAEFIQIAIVGALFTTLFLGGYNLPFMSDAGFLFPGGHAVALSHGLVVPLQMLGFLAKVFLMCVIQIQIRWSLPRFRYDQMLSFAWKMLLPLSLANLVVTAVAMWLMGGGQ from the coding sequence ATGAACGTGTTCATGCCCGATCTCGTCGTGTCGCTGGTCTTCATCACGTATGCCATCGTCGTGCTGCTCAGCTTCGGCGGGTTACTCACGTGGGTGGAGCGCAAGCAGGCCGCCGTGATGTCAGACCGGATCGGCGCCAACCGCGCCTACATCAAGATCCCGTTCACCAACATCAAGCTGGTGTGGCTGGGACTCTTTCATGGCATGGCCGATGGCCTGAAGATGCTCCTCAAGGAGAACTTCAAGCCGAAGACGCACGACGCGCTGGGCTACTTCCTGGCGCCGTTCATCGTGTTCGCGCCGGTGCTGCTGGTGTTCGCCGTGATTCCGTTCGGCGGCACGCTCGATCCGGCCCAGCTGTTTCCGTCGCTGGCCTCGTGGTTCGGTGGCCGCACGTACCCGCTGCAGATCGCGCAGCTCGACGCCGGTATTCTGATTGTCTTTGCCTTCAGCGGACTCACGATCATCGGCACGATGCTGGCCGGCTGGAGCTCGGAGAACAAGTTCTCGCTCCTGGGCGGACTGCGGGCCGGTTCGCAGATGATTTCGTACGAGCTGGTCATGGCCCTCACCATCATGGGCCTGATTCTCGTGTACGGCACCGTCGATCTGGGCGCGATCGTGCGTCAGCAGTCGGGTGTGATGCTGGGGGTGCTGCCCAAGTGGGGCGTGTTCATGCAGCCCTTTGCGGCGTTCCTGTTTCTCACGGCGGCGATCGCCGAGAACAAGCGTATCCCGTTCGACCTGCCTGAGGCGGAGTCGGAGCTGATCGCCGGCTACTACACCGAATACAGCGCCATGAAGATGGGTCTCTTCATGTTCGCCGAGTTCATTCAGATCGCGATCGTGGGCGCGCTGTTCACCACGCTGTTTCTGGGTGGCTACAACCTGCCGTTCATGAGCGACGCCGGCTTCCTGTTTCCCGGCGGCCATGCGGTGGCGCTCAGTCACGGGCTGGTGGTGCCGCTGCAGATGCTCGGCTTCCTGGCCAAGGTCTTCCTGATGTGCGTGATCCAGATCCAGATCCGCTGGTCACTGCCCCGTTTCCGGTATGACCAGATGCTGTCGTTCGCGTGGAAGATGCTGTTGCCGTTGTCGCTGGCGAATCTGGTGGTGACCGCCGTGGCCATGTGGCTGATGGGGGGTGGCCAGTGA
- a CDS encoding NADH-quinone oxidoreductase subunit N — translation MTSSVNAQDALLAMLPEHLLLGGIVLVIIMEVLGRGSRSALWVALGAVIASSAAAFWLSNVPYAAAPFAGQFSVTPAILMAKGALLALAVPVLLMSRTEFSDGEFSILLLSSLYGLCLLPSADSFLVMFLGLELLAMPVYALVLLAFRRPQSAESAFKYLVLSGAASATFLMGVSLLYGATGSMGVDVFGAALASSDIMTRTAVVLLLLALFLKAAVVPFHAWAPDTYEGASIPVTAYMATLTKGAVLLAAVRLFAGANVTGPLVDLLLVLPLVSIVWGNLAAIKQQSFRRMIAYSSIAHAGYLFYAFLGDAEGRMQAVLFYVVAYSVVNLLAFAVMPQNDSDEQRDSLDALKGLYHRNPFAAAMIAIAMLSLAGLPPFPGFAAKFLIFKNVVAAGYTTYAVLGLVGSYLGIYFYLRVIQLLFMTAGEAAPSEQRAGGMARAAGVLCLVGTLVLAVLPGWVLGRM, via the coding sequence ATGACCTCGTCAGTGAATGCGCAGGACGCGCTGTTGGCGATGCTCCCCGAGCACCTCCTGCTCGGCGGCATCGTGCTGGTGATCATCATGGAAGTGCTTGGACGTGGATCGCGGTCGGCGTTGTGGGTGGCGCTGGGTGCCGTCATCGCGTCGTCGGCCGCGGCATTCTGGTTGTCGAACGTGCCGTACGCGGCCGCACCGTTCGCCGGTCAGTTCTCGGTCACACCAGCCATACTGATGGCCAAGGGTGCCTTGCTCGCCCTCGCCGTGCCCGTCCTGCTCATGTCGCGCACAGAGTTCAGCGACGGTGAGTTCTCGATCCTGCTGCTGTCATCGCTGTACGGCCTCTGTCTGCTGCCGTCGGCCGACAGCTTCCTCGTGATGTTCTTAGGCCTCGAGCTTTTGGCGATGCCGGTGTATGCGCTGGTGCTGTTGGCCTTCCGTCGCCCACAGAGTGCGGAATCGGCGTTCAAGTACCTCGTACTCAGCGGCGCGGCGTCGGCCACGTTCCTCATGGGCGTGTCGCTGCTGTACGGTGCGACAGGCTCGATGGGCGTCGATGTCTTCGGCGCGGCTCTGGCCTCGAGCGATATCATGACGCGCACGGCCGTCGTGCTCTTGCTGCTGGCGTTGTTCTTGAAGGCCGCCGTCGTGCCGTTCCACGCGTGGGCGCCCGACACGTACGAGGGCGCGAGCATCCCGGTCACGGCCTACATGGCCACGCTGACCAAGGGCGCCGTGCTGCTCGCCGCGGTGCGTTTGTTCGCCGGCGCGAATGTCACGGGGCCGCTGGTCGACCTGCTGCTGGTGCTGCCGCTGGTGTCGATCGTGTGGGGCAACCTGGCGGCGATCAAGCAGCAGAGTTTCCGTCGTATGATCGCGTATTCCTCCATCGCGCACGCGGGCTACCTGTTCTACGCGTTCCTGGGCGATGCTGAAGGGCGCATGCAGGCGGTGCTGTTTTATGTGGTGGCATATTCGGTGGTAAACCTGCTGGCATTCGCGGTCATGCCGCAGAACGACAGCGACGAGCAGCGTGATTCGCTCGACGCGCTCAAGGGGCTGTATCATCGCAACCCGTTTGCGGCAGCGATGATCGCCATCGCGATGCTGTCGCTGGCCGGCTTGCCGCCGTTCCCGGGCTTCGCCGCCAAGTTCCTGATCTTCAAGAACGTCGTGGCGGCGGGTTACACCACATATGCTGTGCTCGGCCTCGTGGGCAGCTACCTCGGCATCTACTTCTACCTGCGTGTGATTCAGTTGCTGTTCATGACGGCTGGTGAAGCGGCGCCGAGTGAGCAGCGTGCGGGTGGTATGGCGCGCGCGGCGGGTGTGCTGTGCCTCGTGGGCACGCTGGTACTCGCCGTGCTTCCGGGATGGGTGCTGGGTCGGATGTAG
- the nuoK gene encoding NADH-quinone oxidoreductase subunit NuoK has protein sequence MDKVQLLLVLSGALFSLGLLGVIVRRNALVMLMCMELMLNGVNLSLVTFSQQRGDAAGAVLVFLVFVVATAEIALAIPIVLLLVRFKRSMDIDRYADLKG, from the coding sequence ATGGATAAGGTGCAGCTGTTGCTCGTGCTCTCCGGCGCGCTCTTCTCGCTCGGCCTGCTGGGCGTGATCGTGCGCCGCAATGCGCTGGTCATGCTGATGTGCATGGAGCTCATGCTGAACGGCGTGAATCTCAGCCTGGTCACCTTCTCGCAGCAACGCGGCGATGCCGCGGGCGCCGTGCTGGTGTTCCTGGTGTTCGTCGTGGCCACCGCGGAAATCGCACTGGCCATTCCGATCGTCCTGCTGCTCGTGCGCTTCAAGCGCTCGATGGACATCGATCGTTACGCTGATCTCAAGGGTTGA
- the nuoF gene encoding NADH-quinone oxidoreductase subunit NuoF, giving the protein MKFFMNFPVTDTSHTLAEYRTRFGYQALEKALSMTPTDVTKEVAAAGLLGHGGAAFPAGRKWGVVKLGDGEPHYVCMNADEGEPGTFKDRWLMECVPHMALEGLIIGSYALEGRHAFIYIRGEFDLAHRRMAESIEEAYAAGLLGENILGTGYSLDVVLYRGAGSYVCGEASAMLASLEGKKGWPRNRPPRLTVKGLYQKPTVVNNVETLANVPVILRLGSAEFRKVGTAKSPGTQMISISGHIAKPGVYEVEYGYSWTKFIYEDCGGMQNGKALKCIIPGGVSTKLLSASAIEGVTLDHNSAVAAGSQVGSGGMIAIAEGTCMVRLAAVIQRFYHHESCGQCTPCRQGMGWMERILNRIVAGGGRPEDIDQLYKISEANDGTTICSLGDSAGYACSAILDHYREEFEYYITNGRSMYDGNLTVEDPFATSPFANALVGAAS; this is encoded by the coding sequence GTGAAATTCTTCATGAACTTCCCCGTTACCGACACGTCGCACACGCTCGCCGAGTATCGCACGCGCTTCGGCTATCAGGCGTTGGAAAAGGCGCTGAGCATGACGCCGACTGACGTGACCAAGGAAGTCGCGGCAGCGGGCCTGTTGGGCCACGGCGGCGCCGCCTTCCCGGCCGGTCGCAAGTGGGGCGTGGTCAAGCTGGGTGACGGCGAGCCGCACTACGTCTGCATGAATGCCGACGAAGGCGAGCCGGGCACCTTCAAGGATCGCTGGCTCATGGAGTGCGTGCCGCACATGGCGCTCGAAGGGCTGATCATCGGCTCGTACGCGCTGGAGGGACGTCACGCCTTCATCTACATTCGCGGCGAATTCGATCTGGCGCATCGTCGCATGGCCGAGTCCATCGAAGAGGCGTACGCGGCCGGACTGCTGGGCGAGAATATCCTCGGCACCGGCTATTCGCTCGACGTGGTGCTGTATCGCGGTGCCGGCTCGTATGTGTGCGGCGAGGCGTCGGCCATGCTGGCGTCGCTCGAAGGCAAGAAGGGCTGGCCGCGCAATCGTCCGCCGCGTCTCACGGTGAAGGGGCTGTACCAGAAGCCCACGGTCGTGAACAACGTGGAAACGCTGGCGAACGTGCCGGTGATCCTCCGCCTCGGTTCGGCGGAGTTCAGGAAGGTGGGCACGGCCAAGAGCCCGGGCACGCAGATGATCTCGATTTCCGGCCATATCGCGAAGCCGGGCGTCTACGAGGTCGAGTACGGATACTCGTGGACGAAGTTCATCTACGAGGATTGCGGTGGCATGCAGAACGGGAAGGCGCTCAAGTGCATCATTCCGGGCGGCGTGTCCACCAAGCTGCTCAGCGCGAGCGCGATCGAAGGCGTCACGCTCGATCACAACTCGGCGGTGGCGGCGGGTTCGCAGGTTGGCTCGGGAGGCATGATCGCGATCGCCGAAGGCACCTGCATGGTGCGTCTGGCGGCGGTCATTCAGCGCTTCTACCACCACGAGTCGTGCGGGCAGTGCACACCGTGCCGTCAGGGTATGGGCTGGATGGAGCGCATCCTGAATCGCATCGTGGCCGGCGGTGGACGCCCCGAGGACATCGACCAGCTCTACAAGATCTCCGAGGCGAACGACGGCACCACCATCTGCAGTCTCGGTGACTCGGCGGGTTACGCCTGTTCGGCCATCCTCGATCACTACCGTGAGGAGTTCGAGTACTACATCACGAACGGACGCTCCATGTATGACGGCAACCTGACCGTGGAAGACCCGTTCGCGACGTCTCCATTCGCGAATGCGCTGGTCGGAGCCGCCTCGTGA
- a CDS encoding NADH-quinone oxidoreductase subunit J family protein, translating to MGVIALISAVLMLVIREPMRVALALITSMVMLGGIYGLLGVHFIAAFQVLIYVGAVMVFMVYVIMLLEVREAPGNARFSRWLVPGVMGFAALVGVLGISVYRSSAEVLTAPGAAPFSLTQFSTAFLSQYWLEFELTSVFLVAVIVAALAVIKVSRRAQGRANG from the coding sequence ATGGGCGTCATCGCGCTCATCTCGGCCGTGCTGATGCTCGTGATTCGTGAGCCCATGCGCGTTGCGCTGGCGCTGATCACGAGCATGGTCATGCTGGGTGGCATCTATGGATTGCTGGGCGTGCACTTCATCGCCGCCTTCCAAGTGCTGATCTACGTCGGCGCGGTGATGGTCTTCATGGTGTACGTGATCATGTTGCTCGAGGTGCGCGAGGCGCCAGGCAATGCGCGATTTTCTCGCTGGCTCGTGCCCGGTGTCATGGGCTTCGCGGCGCTGGTGGGTGTGTTGGGAATCAGTGTGTACCGCAGTTCGGCCGAGGTCCTCACGGCACCGGGTGCCGCGCCGTTCAGCCTGACGCAGTTCTCTACCGCGTTTCTATCGCAGTACTGGCTGGAGTTCGAGCTCACGTCGGTGTTTCTGGTGGCGGTGATCGTCGCCGCGCTGGCCGTGATCAAGGTGAGCCGCCGAGCGCAGGGACGGGCCAATGGATAA
- a CDS encoding 2Fe-2S iron-sulfur cluster-binding protein, translated as MSKKMLDFAIDGVPMQAEDGQTVIQAARANGVEIPHFCWHPQLSVPGNCRICMVEIEQDSGDPWFDIACNMPVTAGMRVLTKSEKIKTLNQDTMQFITLNHPVDCGVCNKSGECLLQDYHYELNGAASKSRDPKTHATKFFPLSDRIMLDNERCIMCTLCVRFTNEVSGSKALGAVNRGDHALIRPAEDADFNLDVYSDNVIDLCPVGALLSTELMNHARVWYLQATPSVCPGCERGCSIDVWHRKHEWKLNALDPRLNTTIDRVTPHENPEVNGLWVCNKARDLAHLFERPRAEQSMQHGAPVELGVAIAAAKQLIAAARKPVAIVSSWGSNEELTAFHTAFGTTVPGFVKADHLPLPGEVLEDHLLIKPDKNPNRKAALALYSALPERVSDALSADSDVVLVWGEGFDSALVPSGAKVIRLDSYAHAANAAADVFIPISVQTERSGHYTNFNGVVTPFEACFPVKPSIVHAEALFAALSAASGA; from the coding sequence GTGAGCAAGAAGATGCTCGACTTCGCCATCGATGGCGTACCGATGCAGGCGGAAGACGGGCAAACCGTGATTCAGGCGGCGCGTGCCAACGGCGTGGAGATCCCGCACTTCTGCTGGCATCCGCAGTTGTCGGTGCCCGGCAACTGCCGCATCTGCATGGTGGAGATCGAGCAAGACTCGGGCGACCCGTGGTTCGATATCGCCTGCAACATGCCCGTCACCGCCGGCATGCGCGTCCTGACCAAGTCGGAGAAGATCAAGACGCTCAATCAGGATACAATGCAGTTCATCACGCTCAACCACCCGGTTGATTGTGGCGTCTGCAACAAGTCGGGTGAGTGTCTGCTGCAGGATTATCACTACGAGTTGAACGGCGCTGCGTCGAAGTCGCGCGATCCGAAAACGCACGCCACGAAGTTCTTCCCGCTGTCCGATCGCATCATGCTGGACAACGAGCGGTGCATCATGTGCACGCTCTGCGTCCGCTTCACAAACGAAGTGTCGGGCTCGAAGGCGCTTGGCGCCGTGAACCGCGGCGATCATGCGCTGATCCGTCCCGCCGAGGACGCCGACTTCAACCTCGACGTCTACTCCGACAACGTGATCGACCTCTGCCCGGTGGGTGCGCTGCTGTCCACCGAGCTGATGAATCATGCGCGCGTGTGGTACCTGCAGGCCACGCCGTCGGTGTGCCCAGGGTGCGAGCGCGGCTGCAGCATCGATGTGTGGCACCGCAAGCACGAGTGGAAGCTGAACGCGCTCGATCCGCGGTTGAATACGACGATCGATCGAGTCACACCGCACGAGAATCCCGAGGTGAACGGCCTCTGGGTCTGCAATAAAGCCCGTGATCTCGCGCATCTGTTCGAACGACCGCGCGCGGAGCAGTCGATGCAGCACGGCGCGCCGGTGGAGTTGGGTGTCGCGATCGCCGCCGCGAAGCAGCTGATTGCCGCAGCACGCAAGCCGGTGGCGATCGTGTCGAGCTGGGGGTCAAACGAGGAGTTGACGGCGTTCCATACTGCGTTCGGCACCACGGTGCCGGGCTTCGTGAAGGCCGATCACCTGCCGCTCCCCGGCGAAGTGCTCGAGGATCATCTACTCATCAAGCCCGACAAGAATCCCAATCGCAAGGCGGCGCTTGCGCTGTATTCGGCGCTTCCCGAGCGCGTGAGTGATGCCCTGTCGGCCGATAGCGACGTGGTGCTGGTGTGGGGTGAAGGCTTCGACAGCGCGTTGGTCCCGTCGGGGGCGAAGGTGATCCGCCTCGATTCGTACGCGCATGCCGCCAACGCAGCGGCCGATGTGTTCATTCCCATCAGCGTGCAGACCGAACGAAGCGGTCACTACACGAACTTCAACGGCGTGGTCACGCCGTTCGAAGCGTGCTTTCCCGTGAAGCCCAGCATCGTGCACGCTGAGGCCCTGTTCGCCGCGCTCTCCGCCGCGTCGGGCGCATGA
- the nuoL gene encoding NADH-quinone oxidoreductase subunit L — MPHTLALIALLPLVGFLFNGFFATALGGHRASERAAGIIGCAFPIAAFALTIKAFFDLQGGGYTPIVEPLYRWALIGSSSFEIAFYFDRLSAIMTLVVTGVGSVIHIYSTGYMHDDKSFGRFFAYLNLFLFFMLLLVLGRSMLVLFVGWEGVGMASYLLIGFWFDDLTNAKAGRKAFITNRIGDAGFLLGMFLLYRAFGTLDMDTINGAFVSGTGAAMLVPASLVGLLLFVGATGKSAQIPLYVWLPDAMAGPTPVSALIHAATMVTAGVYLTTRMSGIYMMAPEASHVIAVVGVLTAFFAATVALVQTDIKKVLAYSTVSQLGFMFLALGVGAYGVAIFHVVTHAFFKACLFLGAGSVIHALGGEQDIRKMGGLRNKIPLTFWTFAVATAAIAGIPGLAGFFSKDEILWYAFASTKGGAPWLWGMAALTALMTAFYMFRLLWLTFMGASRMSHEVEHHVHESPMSMTGVLMLLALLSAGGGYIAIPHFLEAQIPLPPVVDSLEQYKEPLLIVSIVLAFAGLGIAAFMFGGPAARPEGIKQALLPVHRLLSGKYFVDELYDRMIVKPLAWFSDVVLLRGGDKMLLDGSLNGLASLAQRTAGVLSRVQTGSLHLYALLVMVGIVGALLWSWRHV; from the coding sequence ATGCCTCATACGCTGGCGCTCATCGCCCTGCTGCCTCTCGTCGGCTTTCTGTTCAATGGATTCTTTGCCACGGCGCTCGGCGGCCACCGCGCCAGCGAGCGCGCCGCCGGCATCATCGGCTGCGCCTTTCCGATCGCGGCGTTCGCGCTCACGATCAAGGCATTCTTCGACCTGCAGGGCGGTGGCTATACGCCGATCGTCGAGCCGCTCTATCGCTGGGCGCTGATCGGCTCGTCGTCGTTCGAGATCGCGTTCTACTTCGATCGCCTCAGCGCGATCATGACGCTGGTGGTCACGGGTGTCGGATCGGTGATCCACATCTATTCCACCGGCTACATGCACGACGACAAGAGCTTCGGGCGCTTCTTCGCGTACCTGAATCTCTTCCTGTTCTTCATGCTGCTGCTGGTGCTCGGTCGTTCCATGCTCGTGCTGTTCGTGGGTTGGGAAGGCGTGGGAATGGCGTCGTACCTCCTCATCGGCTTCTGGTTCGACGATCTCACCAACGCCAAGGCCGGCCGCAAGGCGTTCATCACCAACCGCATCGGTGATGCCGGCTTCCTGCTGGGCATGTTCCTGTTGTATCGCGCCTTCGGCACGCTCGACATGGACACGATCAACGGCGCGTTCGTGAGCGGCACCGGCGCGGCGATGCTCGTGCCAGCCAGCCTGGTGGGCCTGCTGCTGTTCGTCGGTGCCACCGGCAAGTCGGCGCAGATTCCGCTGTACGTGTGGCTCCCCGACGCCATGGCCGGCCCGACCCCGGTGTCGGCGCTGATCCACGCCGCTACCATGGTCACGGCGGGTGTGTATCTCACGACGCGCATGTCGGGCATCTACATGATGGCGCCCGAGGCCTCGCACGTGATCGCCGTGGTCGGTGTGCTGACGGCGTTCTTCGCCGCCACGGTGGCGCTGGTGCAGACCGACATCAAGAAGGTGCTCGCCTACTCCACCGTGTCGCAGCTAGGCTTCATGTTCCTGGCGCTCGGCGTCGGCGCCTACGGCGTGGCGATCTTTCACGTCGTCACGCATGCCTTCTTCAAGGCGTGTCTGTTCCTCGGTGCGGGTAGCGTGATTCACGCGCTCGGCGGCGAACAGGATATCCGCAAGATGGGCGGTCTGCGCAACAAGATTCCGCTCACCTTCTGGACCTTCGCCGTCGCGACGGCGGCGATTGCCGGCATTCCGGGGTTGGCAGGCTTCTTCTCGAAAGACGAGATCCTCTGGTACGCCTTCGCCAGTACGAAGGGCGGCGCACCGTGGCTCTGGGGCATGGCCGCGCTGACGGCGCTGATGACGGCCTTCTACATGTTCCGCCTGTTGTGGCTCACGTTCATGGGCGCCTCGCGCATGAGCCACGAGGTGGAGCACCATGTGCACGAGTCGCCGATGTCGATGACCGGCGTGTTGATGCTGCTCGCGCTGTTGTCGGCGGGCGGTGGCTATATCGCGATTCCGCACTTCCTCGAGGCGCAAATTCCCCTGCCGCCGGTCGTGGATAGCCTCGAGCAGTATAAGGAGCCGCTGCTGATCGTGTCGATCGTGCTGGCCTTCGCCGGACTCGGAATCGCGGCATTCATGTTCGGTGGTCCGGCGGCGCGCCCTGAAGGCATCAAACAGGCGCTGCTGCCAGTTCACCGACTGCTGTCGGGCAAGTATTTCGTCGACGAACTGTACGATCGCATGATCGTGAAGCCGTTGGCCTGGTTCTCCGACGTCGTGCTGCTGCGCGGCGGTGACAAGATGCTGCTGGACGGCTCGCTGAACGGATTGGCGTCACTCGCCCAGCGTACGGCGGGTGTGCTCAGTCGCGTACAGACCGGCAGCCTGCACCTGTACGCCTTGTTGGTGATGGTCGGCATCGTGGGCGCCCTGCTCTGGAGCTGGCGTCATGTCTGA
- a CDS encoding 4Fe-4S binding protein: MTTPIKPDVKPPAPPVVRTVKYARKQYWNEPTMTWWEKAYLPEVLRGLAITTGIFLRNMGKWITGRRGAVTTYYPEEKRADFAPANRGKHILTQRPDGSPQCIACNMCATVCPAKVIEIESAFDINDPAHPKSPIRFEIDYSRCVFCGLCVEACPEDAIRMEQDIPNLVSGDRYNMWLTMDEMLTWNPKQDVLKPYPPKPVALKVSDSIMRGRESSTH; encoded by the coding sequence GTGACCACGCCGATCAAGCCCGACGTGAAGCCCCCGGCTCCGCCTGTTGTGCGCACCGTGAAGTACGCGCGGAAGCAGTACTGGAACGAGCCCACCATGACGTGGTGGGAGAAGGCGTACTTGCCCGAAGTTTTGCGCGGGCTGGCGATCACGACCGGGATCTTCCTGCGTAACATGGGCAAGTGGATCACCGGCCGTCGTGGCGCCGTCACCACGTACTATCCCGAAGAGAAGCGCGCGGATTTTGCGCCGGCGAACCGCGGCAAGCATATCCTTACACAGCGTCCCGACGGGTCGCCGCAGTGTATCGCGTGCAACATGTGCGCGACCGTGTGCCCCGCGAAGGTGATCGAGATCGAGTCCGCCTTCGACATCAACGATCCGGCGCATCCCAAGTCGCCGATCCGCTTTGAGATCGACTATTCGCGCTGCGTGTTCTGCGGCCTGTGTGTCGAGGCCTGTCCGGAGGATGCCATCCGCATGGAACAGGACATCCCCAACCTCGTGTCGGGCGATCGCTACAACATGTGGCTCACGATGGATGAGATGCTGACCTGGAATCCGAAGCAGGACGTGCTCAAGCCCTATCCACCGAAGCCGGTTGCTTTGAAGGTCAGCGACAGCATTATGCGAGGGCGCGAGTCATCGACACACTGA